The genomic region TGCCCCGGGCGCGGCCCCTCTAAAATTGGGGCAAAGCCGCAACGCCGTTGACACAAAACAAGAACAGGACTAGAACAAATCAAAACGCGGCGGTGCGGAGGATCCCCTTATGCTGACCAAGAAACAGTTGGATTTACTTGAATTCATTCACCATCGGCTCCAAAAGGACGGCGTGCCACCCAGCTTTGACGAGATGAAGGTGGCGCTAAACCTGCGCTCCAAATCCGGCATCCACCGGCTGATCACCGCCCTCGAGGAACGCGGTTTTATTCGCCGTCTGGCGCACCGGGCCCGGGCCATCGAAATCATCCGCCTGCCGGAAACCCTGGGCGGTAGCAATGCGCCGATTGGCTTCTCACCCCGGGTGATCCAAGGCGGCAATTCGTCTGCGGCACCAGCCAATGTCGAACCCGCCCGGGCAATGGCGGTGGAGCTGCCGGTCATGGGACGCATCGCCGCCGGTGTCCCGATCGAGGCCATCAGCCAGGTTTCCCATCAGGTTTCGGTGCCCAGCTCAATGCTCTCCACCGCCGGCCAGCACTATGCGCTTGAGGTGCGTGGCGATTCAATGATCGAGGCCGGCATCAACAACGGTGACGTTGTGGTGATCCGCGAAACCACGGTGGCAGACAATGGTGATATCGTCGTTGCGCTGGTTGAGGGGCAAGAGGCAACATTGAAACGGTTTCGCCGCCAGGGCGGCTCCATTGCGCTCGAAGCGGCCAATCCGGCTTATGAAACCCGTGTTTACCCGGAAAAAAATGTCAAGGTGCAGGGCCGTCTGGTTGGGTTGATCCGCACCTATTGAGGCATCAGCGGCGGTCGGCGCTGGCGCCGTTTGGCAAGGCGCCGGTCCACAGACGCTGTCCCGCCAGCTCCTGCGCGCTCAACAGGGTGCCATCCGAGGTGATCATCAGACTGCCCAGCTGGCGCAAACGGGCAGGATCAAACAGCTGGCAGCCGCCGCTCAGATCCTTGTCCACCGTGGTGACAATGACCTGCCCCGTCAGGCAGACATCATGCGCCTCAACGGCCCGTTTGCCGATCACATGTATCACTTCGGTGCTGCCAATCATGGTGCTTTTGACAGGACCAGTCCAGCGCGCCGCAGCAGCGGCCTGATCACTGCCGTCACCGTCATTCTCCAGCCAGATCCGGGCCGCAAAACCAGCGCCTTTTGGTTTTGACAGCGCCCGGCCGCCGACGGTCATCTTTCCCAGCAAAGCGCCATCGGCAGATATCAGCACCGGCGGGCGGGTGGCCTGCGCCCATAGGATAAAGGCCAGCATCACAGGCACCAGACCAAGGCTCCGCCACCGCCCCTGCCACAGGATTAGCTGCAACATGCCAAAGGTGATCAGCGGCAAAACGACAGGACCGGGCGCCACCACCCGGCCCTGCGCCCCCTCCAACCCGGTGACCCAATGCGCCACCATCAGGATCCAGTCCAATCCCCAGCCCATCAGCCTCAAGCCGATCATCTCGCCGCCCAGCGGGGCCAGGCATAATGCCAGCACCGCCGCCGGGATCACCAGCACCCCCATCAGCGGCACTGACGCCAGATTTGCAATCAATCCGTAATGCGACAGAGTGTTGAAATGCGCCGCCCCAAACGGCGCCGTCGCCGCCCCCGCCACGGCTGAGGAAATCACCACCGCAACAGCGCCCCGCATCCAGCCAGGCCCCAGCGACACCCCCGTCTCCCGGATCCAAGTGAACACCGCAACCAGTGCCGTGGTGGCAGCAAAGCTCATCTGAAACCCCGGGCTCATCAGGCTTTCCGGTCGATGTGCCAGCACAATCATCGCCGCCAGTGCCACCGCCC from Parasedimentitalea psychrophila harbors:
- the lexA gene encoding transcriptional repressor LexA — translated: MLTKKQLDLLEFIHHRLQKDGVPPSFDEMKVALNLRSKSGIHRLITALEERGFIRRLAHRARAIEIIRLPETLGGSNAPIGFSPRVIQGGNSSAAPANVEPARAMAVELPVMGRIAAGVPIEAISQVSHQVSVPSSMLSTAGQHYALEVRGDSMIEAGINNGDVVVIRETTVADNGDIVVALVEGQEATLKRFRRQGGSIALEAANPAYETRVYPEKNVKVQGRLVGLIRTY